One Callospermophilus lateralis isolate mCalLat2 chromosome 6, mCalLat2.hap1, whole genome shotgun sequence genomic region harbors:
- the LOC143400892 gene encoding serpin B9-like isoform X2, which yields MAFKVNQEKRTVQMMWQEDNFNFIYISEFQTKLVELPYAGKTLSMIILLPDEDLSVVENNLTFEKFIAWTKAASLQNIGIEVLLSRFKLQEDYDMQSVLQRLGMVDAFQHGQADFSGMSTETDLCLSKVVHKSVVEVNEEGTEAAAADIDEVFDCTSWSPKFCADHPFLFFIRHNRTNTLLFCGRFSCP from the exons ATGGCTTTCAAAGTAAaccag GAGAAAAGGACAGTGCAGATGATGTGGCAGGAAGACAATTTTAACTTCATCTACATCAGTGAGTTCCAGACAAAGTTGGTGGAGCTGCCCTACGCTGGCAAGACACTGAGCATGATCATCCTGCTCCCAGATGAGGACCTTAGTGTG GTGGAAAATAACCTTACTTTTGAGAAATTCATAGCCTGGACCAAGGCAGCCTCTTTGCAGAATATTGGAATAGAAGTTCTCCTTTCGAGATTTAAACTGCAGGAGGATTACGACATGCAGTCTGTGCTTCAGCGTTTGGGAATGGTTGATGCCTTCCAACATGGCCAGGCTGATTTCTCTGGAATGTCAACTGAGACAGACCTGTGTCTATCCAAAGTTGTGCACAAGAGTGTCGTGGAGGTGAATGAAGAAGGCACTGAGGCTGCAGCAGCTGACATAGATGAAGTGTTTGACTGCACATCATGGTCACCAAAGTTCTGTGCTGACCACCCCTTCCTTTTCTTCATCAGGCATAACAGAACCAACACTCTTTTGTTCTGTGGCAGGTTCTCATGTCCCTAA
- the LOC143400892 gene encoding serpin B9-like isoform X1 has product MDSLSKANGTFAIQVLKMLCQDRPSQNVFFSPLSISSALAMMLLGAKGNTKDQMAQALSLNTEEDIHEGFQMLLNQVHNPGSKYLLTTANRLFGEKNCDFFSTFKESCLQFYHSEMELLSFIKDSEKSREHINAWVSKETKGKIPEMLPVNSIDELVRLVLVNAIYFQGMWDKPFDKSCTEEMAFKVNQEEKRTVQMMWQEDNFNFIYISEFQTKLVELPYAGKTLSMIILLPDEDLSVVENNLTFEKFIAWTKAASLQNIGIEVLLSRFKLQEDYDMQSVLQRLGMVDAFQHGQADFSGMSTETDLCLSKVVHKSVVEVNEEGTEAAAADIDEVFDCTSWSPKFCADHPFLFFIRHNRTNTLLFCGRFSCP; this is encoded by the exons ATGGATTCTCTTTCAAAAGCAAATGGCACCTTTGCCATCCAGGTTTTGAAGATGCTGTGTCAAGACAGACCTTCACAAAATGTGTTTTTTTCTCCCCTGAGCATCTCCTCTGCCTTGGCCATGATGCTCCTGGGGGCAAAGGGGAACACCAAAGACCAGATGGCTCAG GCACTGTCTTTGAACACAGAGGAAGACATCCATGAGGGCTTCCAGATGCTTCTCAACCAAGTGCACAACCCTGGGTCAAAGTACTTGCTTACAACAGCAAACAGGCTCTTTGGAGAGAAAAACTGTGATTTTTTCTCA ACATTTAAGGAGTCCTGTCTTCAGTTCTACCACTCGGAGATGGAGCTGCTGTCCTTTATCAAAGATTCAGAGAAGTCCAGGGAGCATATAAATGCTTGGGTCTCAAAAGAAACGAAAG GTAAAATTCCAGAGATGCTGCCAGTGAACTCGATTGATGAGCTGGTCAGGCTGGTTCTTGTCAATGCCATCTACTTCCAAGGAATGTGGGACAAGCCATTTGACAAATCATGCACAGAAGAAATGGCTTTCAAAGTAAaccag GAGGAGAAAAGGACAGTGCAGATGATGTGGCAGGAAGACAATTTTAACTTCATCTACATCAGTGAGTTCCAGACAAAGTTGGTGGAGCTGCCCTACGCTGGCAAGACACTGAGCATGATCATCCTGCTCCCAGATGAGGACCTTAGTGTG GTGGAAAATAACCTTACTTTTGAGAAATTCATAGCCTGGACCAAGGCAGCCTCTTTGCAGAATATTGGAATAGAAGTTCTCCTTTCGAGATTTAAACTGCAGGAGGATTACGACATGCAGTCTGTGCTTCAGCGTTTGGGAATGGTTGATGCCTTCCAACATGGCCAGGCTGATTTCTCTGGAATGTCAACTGAGACAGACCTGTGTCTATCCAAAGTTGTGCACAAGAGTGTCGTGGAGGTGAATGAAGAAGGCACTGAGGCTGCAGCAGCTGACATAGATGAAGTGTTTGACTGCACATCATGGTCACCAAAGTTCTGTGCTGACCACCCCTTCCTTTTCTTCATCAGGCATAACAGAACCAACACTCTTTTGTTCTGTGGCAGGTTCTCATGTCCCTAA